The bacterium genome segment ACAATCTCGCCGATCTTGGATCGGTACTGGACATACTTGGGCCGAGCTGGGACGTCGTGTATTCGGATTGGATGGATGACAGCGGCGGCAATAAAGAACGTACGGCGTTTGTTTTCGACCGGCGTGCAGTGACGTTCAATGGGCTGGCCGCCGAGATCGACGCTCCGAGAGAAAAAAAGGGAATGGAATATCTCGCGACGCAATCGTTTTGGCGCGCGCCATATATGTGTTCCTTTCGTGCGGGCAATTTCGATTTTATCGTCATTGCCACGCATACGCGCTGGGGCGACAGTATCGAAGGGCGTGAAGCGGAACTGCGCATGCTTTCCGAGTGGATCGATTCACGTTTCAAAAATAAATACGTGGAGGATCATGACCTGATCGTGATGGGCGATTTTAATATTCCCCAGATCGGCGATAAATTATTCAAAGCACTCACCGGGCGTGGTCTCCAAGTTCCCGATGCCCTGATCGAACTTAAAGAAGGCGATCAGATTATCAAAGGCTCGAACCTTGGACAAGATGCGCGGTACGATCAAATCCTGCATTTTCCGACTTTGGATAAAAGATTCAGCAAGACGGGCGGTGTGTTCAATTTTTACGGCAGCAATGCTGTGGTCAAAAAACTATTTCCCGATAAAAATTACAGCCTGACGGAATTCAGTTTTCAATTGTCCGATCACTTTCCCGTCTGGGTACAGATCAAAACCGACATCGACGGCGAACGGTTTAACCAGATCATTCAGAATAGTAAGAAAGGGTAGACGTCGAAATGAAAATGAGTGGCGATTTTGACCG includes the following:
- a CDS encoding endonuclease, with the protein product NLADLGSVLDILGPSWDVVYSDWMDDSGGNKERTAFVFDRRAVTFNGLAAEIDAPREKKGMEYLATQSFWRAPYMCSFRAGNFDFIVIATHTRWGDSIEGREAELRMLSEWIDSRFKNKYVEDHDLIVMGDFNIPQIGDKLFKALTGRGLQVPDALIELKEGDQIIKGSNLGQDARYDQILHFPTLDKRFSKTGGVFNFYGSNAVVKKLFPDKNYSLTEFSFQLSDHFPVWVQIKTDIDGERFNQIIQNSKKG